A genomic region of Pelodiscus sinensis isolate JC-2024 chromosome 1, ASM4963464v1, whole genome shotgun sequence contains the following coding sequences:
- the EIF3L gene encoding eukaryotic translation initiation factor 3 subunit L isoform X1 has product MAYPAEDYDTEASYDPYTYPGDYDMHTGDPKQDLAYERQYEQQTYQVIPEVIKNFIQYFHKTVSDLIDQKVYELQASRVSSDVIDQKVYEIQDIYENSWTKLTERFFKNTPWPEAEAIAPQVGNDAVFLILYKELYYRHIYAKVSGGPSLEQRFESYYNYCNLFNYILNADGPAPLELPNQWLWDIIDEFIYQFQSFSQYRCKTAKKSEEEIDFLRSNPKIWNVHSVLNVLHSLVDKSNINRQLEVYTSGGDPESVAGEYGRHSLYKMLGYFSLVGLLRLHSLLGDYYQAIKVLENIELNKKSMYSRVPECQVTTYYYVGFAYLMMRRYQDAIRVFANILLYIQRTKSMFQRTTYKYEMINKQNEQMHALLAIALTMYPMRIDESIHLQLREKYGDKMLRMQKGDPQVYEELFSYACPKFLSPVVPNYDNVHPNYHKEPFLQQLKVFADEVQQQAQLSTIRSFLKLYTTMPVAKLAGFLDLTEQEFRIQLLVFKHKMKNLVWTSGISALDGEFQSASEVDFYIDKDMIHIADTKVARRYGDFFIRQIHKFEELNRTLKKMGQRP; this is encoded by the exons GAGACCCCAAACAGGATCTAGCCTATGAACGCCAGTATGAGCAACAGACCTACCAGGTGATCCCTGAAGTGATCAAAAACTTCATCCAGTATTTTCATAAAACTGTCTCAGATCTGATTGATCAAAAGGTGTATGAGCTTCAGGCCAGCCGGGTCTCCAGTGATGTCATTGACCAGAAGGTGTATGAGATCCAAGATATCTATGAGAACAG CTGGACCAAACTGACTGAAAGGTTCTTTAAGAACACCCCTTGGCCAGAGGCAGAGGCCATTGCACCACAGGTTGGAAACG ATGCTGTCTTCCTGATTCTGTACAAGGAGCTGTACTACAGACACATCTATGCCAAAGTCAGT GGTGGCCCCTCTTTGGAGCAGAGATTTGAGTCTTATTACAACTACTGCAATCTCTTCAACTACATCCTCA ATGCTgatggccctgcccccctggaaCTGCCCAATCAGTGGCTTTGGGATATCATTGATGAATTCATCTACCAG TTCCAGTCATTCAGCCAGTACCGCTGCAAAACTGCTAAGAAGTCTGAAGAAGAAATTGATTTCCTTCGGTCGAACCCCAAGATCTGGAATGTCCACAGTGTCCTCAATGTGCTGCACTCCCTGGTGGATAAGTCCAACATCAACCGACAGCTAGAGGTCTACACCAGTGGAG GTGATCCTGAGAGTGTGGCTGGAGAGTATGGTCGTCACTCGCTCTATAAGATGTTGGGCTACTTCAGTCTTGTGGGGCTGCTGCGCCTCCATTCTCTGCTGGGGGATTACTACCAGGCCATAAAGGTTCTGGAGAACATTGAACTCAACAAGAAG AGCATGTATTCCCGGGTGCCAGAGTGCCAGGTCACTACCTATTACTATGTGGGCTTTGCATACCTTATGATGCGGCGTTACCAGGATGCCATCCGGGTCTTCGCCAACATTCTCCTTTACATCCAGAGGACAAAGAGCATGTTCCAGAGGACTACCTACAAGTATGAGATG ATCAACAAGCAGAATGAGCAGATGCATGCCCTTCTGGCCATTGCCCTCACCATGTACCCCATGCGAATAGATGAGAGCATCCACCTACAGCTAAGGGAGAAGTATGGGGACAAGATGCTGCGCATGCAGAAGGGTGACCCACAGGTGTATGAGGAACTCTTCAGCTACGCCtgccccaaattcctctcccctgtGGTTCCCAACTATGACAATGTGCATCCTAACTACCACAAGGAGCCTTTCCTGCAGCAGTTGAAAGTATTTGCCGATGAGGtacagcagcaggcccagctgtcCACCATCCGCAGCTTCCTGAAGCTCTACACCACCATGCCTGTGGCCAAGCTTGCTGGCTTCCTGGACCTCACAGAGCAGGAGTTTCGCATACAGCTGCTAGTCTTCAAGCATAAGATGAAGAACCTGGTTTGGACCAGCGGCATCTCAGCCTTGGATGGGGAGTTCCAGTCAGCCTCTGAGGTTGATTTCTACATTGACAAG GACATGATCCACATTGCGGACACAAAGGTCGCTCGGCGCTATGGGGACTTCTTCATCCGCCAAATCCACAAGTTTGAGGAG cTGAATCGAACTCTGAAGAAGATGGGCCAGAGACCCTGA
- the EIF3L gene encoding eukaryotic translation initiation factor 3 subunit L isoform X2 produces the protein MSFRPAGSPVMSLTRRCMRSKISMRTDAVFLILYKELYYRHIYAKVSGGPSLEQRFESYYNYCNLFNYILNADGPAPLELPNQWLWDIIDEFIYQFQSFSQYRCKTAKKSEEEIDFLRSNPKIWNVHSVLNVLHSLVDKSNINRQLEVYTSGGDPESVAGEYGRHSLYKMLGYFSLVGLLRLHSLLGDYYQAIKVLENIELNKKSMYSRVPECQVTTYYYVGFAYLMMRRYQDAIRVFANILLYIQRTKSMFQRTTYKYEMINKQNEQMHALLAIALTMYPMRIDESIHLQLREKYGDKMLRMQKGDPQVYEELFSYACPKFLSPVVPNYDNVHPNYHKEPFLQQLKVFADEVQQQAQLSTIRSFLKLYTTMPVAKLAGFLDLTEQEFRIQLLVFKHKMKNLVWTSGISALDGEFQSASEVDFYIDKDMIHIADTKVARRYGDFFIRQIHKFEELNRTLKKMGQRP, from the exons ATGAGCTTCAGGCCAGCCGGGTCTCCAGTGATGTCATTGACCAGAAGGTGTATGAGATCCAAGATATCTATGAGAACAG ATGCTGTCTTCCTGATTCTGTACAAGGAGCTGTACTACAGACACATCTATGCCAAAGTCAGT GGTGGCCCCTCTTTGGAGCAGAGATTTGAGTCTTATTACAACTACTGCAATCTCTTCAACTACATCCTCA ATGCTgatggccctgcccccctggaaCTGCCCAATCAGTGGCTTTGGGATATCATTGATGAATTCATCTACCAG TTCCAGTCATTCAGCCAGTACCGCTGCAAAACTGCTAAGAAGTCTGAAGAAGAAATTGATTTCCTTCGGTCGAACCCCAAGATCTGGAATGTCCACAGTGTCCTCAATGTGCTGCACTCCCTGGTGGATAAGTCCAACATCAACCGACAGCTAGAGGTCTACACCAGTGGAG GTGATCCTGAGAGTGTGGCTGGAGAGTATGGTCGTCACTCGCTCTATAAGATGTTGGGCTACTTCAGTCTTGTGGGGCTGCTGCGCCTCCATTCTCTGCTGGGGGATTACTACCAGGCCATAAAGGTTCTGGAGAACATTGAACTCAACAAGAAG AGCATGTATTCCCGGGTGCCAGAGTGCCAGGTCACTACCTATTACTATGTGGGCTTTGCATACCTTATGATGCGGCGTTACCAGGATGCCATCCGGGTCTTCGCCAACATTCTCCTTTACATCCAGAGGACAAAGAGCATGTTCCAGAGGACTACCTACAAGTATGAGATG ATCAACAAGCAGAATGAGCAGATGCATGCCCTTCTGGCCATTGCCCTCACCATGTACCCCATGCGAATAGATGAGAGCATCCACCTACAGCTAAGGGAGAAGTATGGGGACAAGATGCTGCGCATGCAGAAGGGTGACCCACAGGTGTATGAGGAACTCTTCAGCTACGCCtgccccaaattcctctcccctgtGGTTCCCAACTATGACAATGTGCATCCTAACTACCACAAGGAGCCTTTCCTGCAGCAGTTGAAAGTATTTGCCGATGAGGtacagcagcaggcccagctgtcCACCATCCGCAGCTTCCTGAAGCTCTACACCACCATGCCTGTGGCCAAGCTTGCTGGCTTCCTGGACCTCACAGAGCAGGAGTTTCGCATACAGCTGCTAGTCTTCAAGCATAAGATGAAGAACCTGGTTTGGACCAGCGGCATCTCAGCCTTGGATGGGGAGTTCCAGTCAGCCTCTGAGGTTGATTTCTACATTGACAAG GACATGATCCACATTGCGGACACAAAGGTCGCTCGGCGCTATGGGGACTTCTTCATCCGCCAAATCCACAAGTTTGAGGAG cTGAATCGAACTCTGAAGAAGATGGGCCAGAGACCCTGA